The following coding sequences lie in one Cannabis sativa cultivar Pink pepper isolate KNU-18-1 chromosome 5, ASM2916894v1, whole genome shotgun sequence genomic window:
- the LOC115717066 gene encoding ABC transporter C family member 10, translating to MEEIWSMFCAESDCISCGGSSFEFLTHPSSCTSHALIIFFNVVLLFMFLITMVKKSSSSRTHDGVMSTLQIVSAVVNGCLGLSFLFFGFWILQEKLRKHHTALPLNLWFQALFQGFILLLIGLTVSIKVKQLPRTPVRLLTILATLFAGFTCVLSLFAAVLNKQVTIKIALDVLSLPGAVLLLLCAYKSCKYGESDDDVIVRNGLYRPLNGEADSKYDGDEDNESVTSFARAGLFSNFSFWWLNSLMKKGREETLKEEDMPKLREAERAENCYVMFLEQLEKQKRKSGFSSQPSLLKVIICCYWKEILISGLFALLKILTLSAGPLLLNAFILVAEGHESFKYEGYVLAITLFFAKNIESVSQRQWYFRSRLIGLKVRSLLTAVIYKKQLQLSNSAKLVHSAGEIMNYVTVDAYRIGEFPFWFHQTWTTSLQLCLALVILFRAVGLATIAALVAIILTVACNAPVAKLQHQFQTKLMTAQDERLKVLSEALVNMKVLKLYAWETHFKSVIESLRKVELKWLSAVQMRRAYNTFLFWSSPVLVSAATFGACYFLKVPLHANNVFTFVATLRLVQDPIRAIPDVIGVVIQAKVAFARIVKFLEAPELQTARVGQKYNTGSVKTAIVIKSADFSWEENLPKPTLRNINLEVSHGEKVAICGEVGSGKSTLLAAILGEVPNTKGSIQVYGKIAYVSQTAWIQTGTIQDNILFGSSMDSQRYRETLERCSLIKDLELLPYGDLTEIGERGVNLSGGQKQRIQLARALYQNAEIYLLDDPFSAVDAHTASSLFNEYVMEALSDKIVLLVTHQVDFLPGFDSVLLMSDGEILESAPYNELLSTSQEFQDLVNAHKETAGSERLAQVTPSEKHLTSVKEIKKSFTEKQYKTSNGDQLIKLEERETGDTGFKPYKQYLSQNKGYIYFSLGFAGHFVFVICQILQNSWMAANVDNPRISTLKLITVYLIIGIFSTFILLLRSLTTVMLGVESSKSLFSQLLNSLFRSPMSFYDSTPLGRILSRVSADLSIVDLDVPFSLIFAVGATMNAVANLGVLAAITWQVLFVSLPTVYLTYRLQSYYFSTAKELMRINGTTKSLVANHIAESVAGSITIRAFEEEERFFSKNLQLVDINASPFFHSFAANEWLIQRLETLSATVLASAALCMVLLPPDTFTSGFIGMALSYGLSLNMSLVFSIQNQCTTANYIISVERLNQYMYIPSEAPEVIEENRPPANWPHVGKVEIHDLQIRYRANSPLVLRGISCTFEGGHKIGIVGRTGSGKTTLIGALFRLVEPTRGKIIVDGIDISTIGLHDLRSRFGIIPQDPTLFNGTVRYNLDPLSQHSDPEIWEVLGKCQLREAVQEKEDGLDSLVMDEGSNWSMGQRQLFCLGRALLRRSRVLVLDEATASIDNATDMILQKTIRTEFVDCTVITVAHRIPTVMDCTMVLAMSDGQIVEYDEPMKLMKKDGSLFGKLVKEYWSHMQSAESH from the exons ATGGAGGAGATATGGAGTATGTTTTGTGCTGAATCTGATTGCATATCTTGTGGTGGTTCTTCATTCGAGTTTCTGACTCATCCTTCCTCTTGTACTAGCCACGCTTTGATTATCTTCTTCAATGTTGTTCTTTTGTTTATGTTCTTGATCACCATGGTTAAAAAGTCTTCCTCATCAAGAACACACGATGGTGTTATGTCAACTCTGCAGATAGTGTCAGCTGTTGTAAATGGTTGTCTGGGGTTGTCGTTTTTGTTCTTTGGTTTTTGGATTCTACAAGAGAAGCTCAGAAAACACCATACTGCGCTGCCTTTGAATCTATGGTTTCAAGCTTTATTTCAAGGCTTTATTCTTTTGCTTATTGGCTTAACAGTAAGTATCAAGGTGAAACAACTGCCTAGAACACCAGTTAGATTGTTGACCATTCTTGCAACCTTGTTTGCTGGTTTTACTTGTGTTCTTTCTCTGTTCGCCGCGGTTTTGAACAAACAAGTGACTATTAAGATAGCTTTAGATGTTCTTTCTCTACCTGGAGCTGTTCTTTTACTCTTGTGTGCTTATAAGAGCTGTAAATATGGAGAGAGTGATGATGATGTCATTGTTAGAAATGGTCTTTATAGACCTTTGAATGGTGAGGCTGATAGCAAATATGATGGTGATGAAGATAATGAGTCTGTCACCTCATTTGCCAGAGCAGGATTGTTCAGCAATTTCTCATTTTGGTGGCTAAACTCGTTGATGAAGAAAGGTAGGGAAGAAACTCTCAAGGAAGAAGATATGCCAAAGCTGAGGGAAGCTGAAAGAGCAGAAAATTGTTATGTAATGTTCTTGGAACAATTAGAGAAACAGAAAAGGAAGAgtggtttttcttctcaaccATCATTATTGAAAGTTATCATTTGTTGCTACTGGAAAGAGATTTTGATATCTGGGTTATTTGCTTTACTAAAGATTTTGACTCTCTCTGCTGGTCCTTTGCTTCTTAATGCATTCATTTTGGTTGCTGAAGGACATGAGAGTTTTAAGTATGAAGGTTATGTTTTGGCTATAACCCTTTTCTTTGCTAAGAATATTGAATCTGTTTCCCAAAGACAATGGTATTTTAGAAGCAGACTTATTGGTTTGAAAGTGAGGTCTTTGCTTACAGCAGTCATTTACAAGAAACAGTTGCAATTATCTAACTCTGCTAAGTTGGTTCATTCTGCTGGTGAGATTATGAATTATGTTACTGTTGATGCCTATAGGATTGGAGAATTCCCATTTTGGTTCCATCAAACTTGGACAACTAGTCTCCAACTCTGTCTTGCCTTAGTAATTCTGTTCCGAGCAGTTGGATTGGCCACAATAGCGGCCTTGGTGGCTATCATTCTAACTGTGGCTTGCAATGCTCCAGTGGCTAAGTTACAACACCAGTTTCAGACGAAACTCATGACGGCTCAAGATGAAAGGCTGAAAGTTCTCTCTGAGGCACTTGTGAACATGAAGGTGTTGAAACTTTATGCTTGGGAAACTCACTTCAAGAGTGTGATTGAAAGTTTGAGGAAGGTGGAGTTGAAATGGCTATCTGCTGTGCAGATGAGAAGAGCATATAATACATTTCTTTTTTGGTCATCACCTGTTTTGGTCTCTGCTGCAACATTTGGAGCATGCTATTTTCTCAAAGTTCCCTTGCACGCCAACAATGTCTTCACTTTCGTAGCAACTTTACGCCTTGTTCAAGACCCCATTAGAGCTATACCTGATGTTATTGGTGTGGTGATTCAAGCAAAGGTTGCATTTGCTCGGATTGTAAAATTCCTCGAGGCGCCAGAGCTGCAGACTGCTAGAGTTGGGCAAAAGTACAACACAGGCAGTGTGAAAACAGCCATTGTGATCAAATCAGCTGATTTTTCATGGGAAGAGAATTTACCAAAGCCAACTTTAAGAAACATAAATTTAGAGGTTAGTCATGGTGAAAAGGTTGCTATATGTGGAGAGGTTGGATCAGGCAAATCAACTCTTTTGGCAGCTATTCTTGGTGAAGTTCCAAACACTAAAGGCAGT ATTCAAGTTTATGGGAAGATTGCTTATGTTTCTCAAACAGCATGGATCCAAACAGGCACAATACAAGACAATATTTTGTTTGGCTCTTCAATGGACAGTCAAAGATACCGTGAAACACTTGAGAGATGTTCACTGATTAAGGACTTGGAATTACTTCCTTATGGTGATCTAACTGAAATTGGTGAGAGGGGAGTAAATCTTAGCGGTGGCCAGAAACAAAGAATCCAACTCGCTCGCGCTCTTTATCAGAATGCCGAAATATATCTCTTAGATGATCCATTCAGTGCTGTTGATGCACATACTGCTTCAAGCTTGTTTAAT GAATATGTCATGGAAGCTCTTTCAGACAAGATAGTCTTACTTGTGACTCACCAAGTTGATTTCCTTCCTGGATTTGATTCTGTATTG TTAATGTCTGATGGAGAAATTTTAGAATCAGCTCCTTACAATGAGTTATTATCAACAAGCCAAGAGTTTCAAGACCTTGTAAATGCACACAAAGAGACTGCTGGTTCTGAAAGGCTGGCACAAGTAACACCTTCAGAGAAACATTTAACATCAGTGAAGGAGATTAAAAAGAGCTTCACAGAGAAACAATACAAAACATCTAATGGAGATCAGTTGATTAAGCTTGAAGAAAGAGAAACAGGTGACACAGGATTCAAGCCTTACAAGCAATATCTGAGTCAGAACAAAGGATACATCTACTTCTCACTCGGGTTTGCTGGTCACTTTGTTTTCGTGATTTGTCAGATCTTGCAGAACTCTTGGATGGCTGCTAATGTTGATAATCCAAGAATCAGCACATTGAAGTTAATTACAGTCTACTTGATCATAGGAATTTTCTCAACATTTATTTTGCTATTAAGATCACTTACAACAGTTATGCTGGGAGTTGAATCATCGAAATCTCTTTTTTCGCAACTGCTAAATTCCCTTTTTCGATCACCAATGTCCTTTTATGACTCCACACCTTTGGGAAGGATTCTTAGTCGG GTTTCAGCTGACTTAAGTATAGTCGATTTAGATGTCCCATTTAGCTTAATCTTTGCTGTTGGGGCCACCATGAATGCAGTTGCTAATCTTGGAGTATTAGCTGCTATCACATGGCAAGTCTTGTTTGTCTCATTACCAACCGTTTATCTTACTTATCGATTACAG AGCTATTACTTTTCCACTGCTAAAGAATTGATGCGAATCAATGGTACAACCAAGTCCTTGGTAGCAAACCACATTGCTGAGTCTGTGGCAGGATCCATAACAATTAGAGcctttgaagaagaagaacgatTCTTTTCGAAGAACTTACAACTCGTTGACATAAATGCTAGCCCATTTTTTCACAGTTTTGCAGCTAATGAATGGTTGATTCAACGATTAGAAACACTCAGTGCTACTGTTCTTGCTTCTGCAGCATTATGCATGGTCCTTCTTCCCCCTGATACTTTTACCTCAG GGTTTATTGGGATGGCACTCTCTTATGGCCTCTCACTCAACATGTCTCTtgtattttctattcaaaaccAATGCACTACAGCAAATTACATCATCTCAGTGGAGAGGCTAAACCAGTACATGTACATACCTAGTGAAGCACCCGAAGTGATCGAAGAAAATCGTCCCCCAGCTAATTGGCCTCATGTTGGTAAAGTAGAGATACATGATTTGCAG ATCAGATATAGAGCCAACTCCCCGCTTGTTCTTCGCGGTATCAGTTGCACATTTGAAGGAGGACACAAGATTGGCATAGTTGGTAGAACAGGCAGTGGAAAAACCACTTTAATTGGTGCCTTATTTCGGCTAGTAGAGCCTACAAGAGGGAAGATTATAGTTGATGGTATTGACATCTCAACAATTGGACTACATGATTTGAGATCACGCTTTGGTATAATACCTCAAGAtcctactctattcaatggaacTGTTAGATACAATTTGGACCCCTTATCGCAACATTCTGACCCCGAAATATGGGAG GTTCTTGGGAAGTGTCAGCTTAGAGAAGCTGTTCAAGAGAAAGAAGATGGTTTGGACTCTTTAG TTATGGATGAAGGGTCAAATTGGAGTATGGGACAAAGACAACTGTTCTGTTTAGGAAGAGCTTTACTGAGGAGAAGTAGAGTATTGGTTCTTGATGAAGCAACTGCTTCAATAGACAATGCAACTGATATGATTCTACAGAAAACAATCAGAACTGAGTTTGTAGATTGTACTGTTATCACAGTTGCTCATAGGATACCAACTGTGATGGATTGCACCATGGTTCTTGCCATGAGTGATG GACAAATAGTGGAGTATGATGAACCAATGAAGTTgatgaagaaagatggatcACTTTTTGGAAAGCTGGTGAAGGAATATTGGTCCCATATGCAGTCTGCTGAGTCACATTGA